From Toxorhynchites rutilus septentrionalis strain SRP chromosome 2, ASM2978413v1, whole genome shotgun sequence, a single genomic window includes:
- the LOC129769444 gene encoding uncharacterized protein LOC129769444 has product MANTAFVEDWNSIIPYKIKAADLEHPTESFVFRCIISFLKMLKYNVTEFENMYNEPKEGLMLKRKQLAAHINHSYQLCLGSKSSSFFYVDLIKPSPKKTIHVLNILLNYLFYVNMVRDETVERATRCTEKYQELSAKLNQQQREMETHKIKVHNIEENIMEMNKQLPQLQNENKALRTKKTQLKERMATIKTAKSEFAGKISKLKTKYAKIKEQRVEDKEAAALIEKNKALETEIAECEKQEKDLQLTNSQYSTLISRIKPCLHIAEEILQNPIDNSLRVLENQVDELRLKHSKLEQDQAKKVAMWDALKINCESVRAYMDEKSKELAARQKALRKNERQTISKFKTRQSELDELQEKNGVYLDQIEILKEEILLVMQIADETMAFLMRDPIRISNDLPRD; this is encoded by the exons ATGGCAAATACTGCATTTGTGGAGGATTGGAACAGTATTATTCCATACAAAATCAAGGCAGCGGATCTGGAACACCCAACGGAATCATTTGTTTTCAGATGTATTATAAGCTTCCTGAAGATGTTGAAGTATAATGTGACCGAATTCGAAAAT ATGTACAACGAACCGAAGGAGGGTCTGATGTTGAAAAGGAAACAGCTGGCAGCGCACATCAACCACTCATACCAACTCTGCCTTGGTTCTAAGTCGAGCAGTTTCTTTTATGTGGATTTAATTAAACCAT CGCCTAAAAAGACCATCCATGTTCTCAATATACTTCTGAATTACTTATTCTACGTTAACATGGTTCGAGATGAAACAGTCGAGCGAGCTACGCGATGTACGGAAAAGTACCAGGAACTGTCTGCCAAGCTCAACCAACAGCAGCGTGAAATGGAAACGCATAAGATAAAAGTTCATAAT ATTGAAGAAAACATCatggaaatgaacaagcagttGCCACAGCTACAGAACGAGAACAAAGCATTGCGGACCAAGAAAACACAGCTCAAGGAGAGGATGGCTACAATCAAGACCGCGAAGAGTGAATTCGCTGGAAAAATCTCCAAACTGAAAACAAAATATGCGAAAATAAAGGAACAACGAGTGGAGGACAAGGAAGCGGCTGCCTTGATAGA GAAGAACAAAGCTCTGGAGACAGAGATAGCGGAGTGTGAAAAGCAGGAGAAGGACTTGCAATTAACCAACTCCCAGTATTCGACTTTGATCAGTCGTATCAAACCATGTCtacatattgcggaggaaatccTCCAGAATCCAATAGACAATTCGCTGAG AGTCTTGGAGAATCAAGTTGATGAACTTAGATTGAAACACAGCAAACTAGAACAAGATCAGGCCAAAAAAGTCGCAATGTGGGACGCATTAAAGATAAATTGTGAATCTGTAAGGGCCTATATGGATGAAAAAAGCAAGGAACTTGCTGCTAGACAGAAGGCACTGAGAAAGAATGAGCGTCAAACAATaag TAAATTTAAAACAAGACAGTCTGAGCTTGATGAGTTACAAGAGAAAAATGGCGTATATTTGGACCAGATCGAAATCCTGAAGGAGGAAATTTTGTTGGTGATGCAAATAGCAGATGAGACAATGGCCTTTTTAATGCGAGACCCCATCAGAATAAGTAATGATTTACCACGCGACTAG
- the LOC129766013 gene encoding uncharacterized protein LOC129766013, with protein METAYYSNRKLDDEALMTFVVEAEAIVNSRPLTYLPLTSVEDEALTPNHFLLGNSSGVRQPVVEVSDSASALRSNWNHIQHLLDIFWRRWTREYLLTLTRRPKWCGEAKPIVEGQLVLVVGDGRRNEWTRGRIIQTIKGSDGRIRQAIIQTARGLVRRPVARLAVLEVEESGKTEPGGQYYGGEDVDTGSTSGNGMKRTTIDGSQH; from the coding sequence ATGGAAACGGCATACTATAGTAACCGAAAGCTAGACGATGAGGCCTTGATGACATTCGTGGTGGAAGCCGAAGCGATAGTCAATAGTCGCCCACTCACGTATTTGCCGCTTACATCAGTGGAAGACGAAGCCCTTACACCGAACCACTTCCTCCTAGGCAACTCTAGTGGTGTTCGACAACCAGTGGTGGAGGTATCAGATTCAGCGAGTGCTCTTCGATCGAATTGGAACCATATCCAACATCTACTAGACATATTCTGGCGCAGATGGACCAGGGAGTACCTCCTAACGCTGACTAGACGTCCGAAGTGGTGCGGCGAAGCGAAACCCATTGTTGAGGGGCAGCTAGTGCTTGTGGTAGGCGACGGTAGAAGAAATGAGTGGACCAGAGGCCGTATAATTCAGACGATAAAAGGTTCAGATGGGAGAATTCGGCAAGCTATAATACAAACTGCGAGGGGGCTTGTGCGCAGGCCAGTGGCCAGACTGGCGGTATTAGAGGTTGAAGAGAGTGGTAAAACTGAACCTGGTGGCCAGTATTACGGGGGAGAGGATGTTGATACTGGCAGCACTTCGGGTAACGGCATGAAACGTACGACCATCGATGGCAGCCAACATTag
- the LOC129766014 gene encoding uncharacterized protein LOC129766014, which produces MVAFFGVSDSIDNRPWSCRKCQKDDVVSVASISRASRASGKSAKSARINLQLERLEELQAIQNKFVEEKYKLLASEIEVDNDRVSTRSKGSRAGKQSSIARVVNWVNDCAEQTEGAHDPRSTDGGPSSVPPIQELNTNRNEHRATTTSNRQQTVHDSEKQRSPLKHPSLPPRRSVATVANRTTGEVSKTIPNQDEAAATNTVFNKIAGTIPLAQSTPTYGSCPTSAAMSEGVLTHPQPSASMFPQPAGYSCASVPQMAPASVQQSVMPPSINPPVPASSLLGFEFVPPPSITSAPVRSHLPGLAFVPPPAITSAPVSSSLPGLAFVPPPVIASAPVRLSLFESAPVPPPVTASAPALSYRPAPAATSCSPSFTRAVSFPLPPGRPENHPPRENTTSNETDINLQHLLKQFGSIALLPSQSPFLNANIATFTPTPSQLAARQVMPRDLPPFSGHPTDWPVFMSSFMNSTLACGYSSAENLCRLQRSLKGAAYEAVSSRLLLPESVPQIMETLYMLYGRPELLISALLEKVRSTPAPKVEKFQTIIDFGISNQSLCDHLEVAGQTAHLSNPTLLGELVAKLPPHLQMEWGSFLQNFAEVNLKTFAIFMSTVVRSVSSVTVYASNSGKSSVVDKNRSKFKGNVNTHLNVTQSANETDSSTNLGRVRMCTVCDRTGHQIQECRTFKALSVDDRWKHVQSSRLCRNCLTSHGRRSCRKPGCCGINGCQFRHHPLLHSSRNSPGTSVVNTAGNFTHRLVEQPLLFRILPVTLHGPKGMVETFAFLDDGSSLTLIEENLVEQLGVDGVTMPLCLLWTANVTRVEKESKQMSLTISAAGGRKHSLEDVQTVKKLSLPKQTLSFESLSDRFEYLKGLPVSSYTDVTPKILIGINNLNLMVPLKIREGLGMEPVAAKTRLGWCIYGGKGAKGQKPSVNCHSCVCVSSDQTLHDIVKDFFTAEDVSALSVTLPISEEEKRAQRILETTTIRVDTHYETGLLWKSDYVELPDSYNMALKRLECLERKMNRNPDLKQALCQQMKEYLLKGYTHRATNDEMVSADIRRIWYLHLGAVVNPRKPGKVRMIWDARATVNGISLNSVLLKGPDQLTSLPGVLARFRQFNVGVSADIKEMFHQIYIRKEDRHSQRFLWRDDPASTPDIYIMDVATFGSTCSPASAQYVKNKNAEGFIEVYPRAVDGIIKNHYVDDSLESYESVEEAIKISYEMRLIHKYGGFELRNWLSNSREVLKSLGNTHPRGDKIFETDNQRECERVLGLLWLTQEDAFGFSTEMKQEIDDLIRSNECPTKRQMLKCLMSLFDPLGLLCFFIVHGKIMLQEVWRSGVQWDEKVNDELQKRWQKWTGLFQNVRRFKIPRCYFTGATKERYDDLQLHVFVDASESAYCAAAYFRTMNKIGSPECVLVTAKTKVAPLKTQSIPRLELMAAVLGARLMQFIEEVHTVRVVRKVLWSDSATVLSWLWADHRRYKQFVACRIGELLTITDAENWRWVASKQNPADIATKWGKGPDLMANSIWLKGPSFLQLSETEWPRERRSASSTEEELRPCYVHEKIKIPERLVELERFSQLNRVIRATAYAFRFIENIKRKINGQLRFLRPLTSEELQKAERLVIRETQWQCFPDEMMVLKRNKAKQNDEQTSLEKSSSLYRLCPVLDEEGIIRVDGRIGAAPNVREEMKFPIILPRKHKFTRLLLDSYHRKYLHGNAETVVNEVR; this is translated from the coding sequence ATGGTGGCATTTTTCGGAGtgtccgattcgattgataatCGTCCGTGGTCCTGTCGGAAATGTCAAAAGGATGATGTTGTTAGTGTTGCATCTATTTCTCGAGCCTCCCGCGCATCTGGGAAGTCAGCCAAATCTGCTAGGATTAACCTGCAGCTTGAGAGACTGGAAGAGCTCCAAGCAATACAAAACAAATTTGTTGAGGAGAAATATAAACTACTAGCATCAGAGATAGAGGTAGATAACGATCGTGTAAGTACTCGAAGCAAAGGCAGTCGAGCTGGTAAGCAGTCGAGCATCGCCAGAGTTGTGAATTGGGTGAACGATTGTGCAGAGCAAACAGAAGGTGCCCATGATCCACGTTCAACGGACGGAGGTCCTTCATCTGTGCCGCCAATACAGGAACTTAACACCAACCGCAATGAGCACCGCGCTACCACGACCAGCAACCGTCAACAAACCGTACATGATAGTGAGAAACAACGTAGTCCTCTAAAACACCCTTCGTTGCCCCCTCGCCGCTCAGTAGCAACGGTTGCGAATCGAACGACGGgagaagtttcgaaaacaattCCGAATCAGGACGAAGCTGCAGCAACTAACACCGTATTCAACAAGATAGCAGGTACGATACCACTAGCACAATCAACACCAACGTATGGATCGTGTCCCACATCGGCAGCGATGTCAGAAGGAGTGCTTACACACCCACAACCGTCAGCGTCGATGTTTCCACAACCAGCGGGTTATTCATGTGCATCAGTGCCGCAAATGGCTCCCGCATCAGTGCAGCAATCCGTGATGCCACCGTCGATTAATCCACCCGTACCCGCCTCATCTCTGCTTGGATTTGAGTTCGTACCGCCGCCATCGATTACATCAGCACCTGTAAGGTCACATCTGCCTGGATTAGCGTTCGTACCACCGCCAGCGATCACATCAGCACCTGTAAGCTCATCTCTGCCTGGATTAGCGTTCGTACCACCGCCAGTGATTGCATCAGCACCTGTGAGGTTATCTCTGTTTGAATCAGCGCCTGTGCCACCGCCAGTGACTGCGTCAGCTCCCGCGTTATCATATAGACCAGCGCCTGCAGCTACTTCGTGTTCTCCGTCTTTCACAAGGGCAGTATCTTTCCCTCTGCCACCAGGTAGGCCAGAAAATCATCCCCCAAGagaaaacacaacatcaaatgAAACCGATATTAATCTTCAACATTTATTGAAGCAATTTGGTAGTATTGCTTTATTGCCTTCGCAATCACCATTCCTCAATGCAAATATAGCCACATTTACCCCCACCCCCTCGCAGTTGGCTGCCAGGCAAGTTATGCCTCGTGATTTACCTCCTTTCTCGGGTCATCCTACTGATTGGCCGGTGTTCATGAGCAGTTTTATGAATTCAACGCTTGCTTGTGGATACTCTAGCGCCGAAAATCTTTGCCGCCTTCAGCGAAGCCTGAAGGGCGCAGCGTATGAGGCCGTTTCAAGTCGACTACTCCTCCCTGAATCGGTACCTCAAATAATGGAGACGCTTTATATGCTTTATGGAAGGCCTGAATTGTTGATTTCCGCCCTTCTGGAAAAAGTGCGCTCAACTCCTGCGCCAAAGGTTGAAAAATTCCAAACTATAATCGATTTTGGAATTTCAAATCAAAGTCTTTGCGACCACTTGGAAGTTGCGGGACAAACCGCACATCTGTCGAACCCAACTCTACTCGGTGAACTGGTGGCAAAACTCCCACCGCACCTTCAAATGGAATGGGGATCGTTCCTCCAGAATTTCGCAGAAgtgaatttgaaaacatttgcaATTTTCATGTCAACCGTAGTGAGATCAGTGAGTAGTGTAACAGTATATGCCAGCAATAGTGGAAAGTCCAGCGTGGTCGATAAAAATCGATCTAAGTTTAAAGGAAATGTCAACACCCATTTGAATGTAACACAATCCGCCAATGAAACTGACTCATCGACCAACTTGGGAAGAGTGAGAATGTGTACTGTTTGTGACAGAACGGGACATCAAATCCAGGAATGTCGGACTTTCAAGGCGCTCTCCGTTGATGATCGTTGGAAACATGTGCAATCTAGCAGACTTTGCCGAAACTGTTTGACTTCACACGGTAGAAGAAGCTGTAGGAAACCTGGCTGCTGTGGAATAAATGGCTGCCAATTTCGTCATCATCCGCTCCTTCACTCATCGCGTAATAGTCCTGGTACTAGCGTGGTCAACACTGCGGGTAATTTTACGCATCGATTGGTCGAACAACCACTgctcttcagaatattgcctgtGACCTTGCATGGACCGAAAGGCATGGTGGAGACTTTCGCCTTTCTCGACGACGGTTCGTCTTTAACTTTAATCGAAGAGAACTTAGTCGAACAACTTGGTGTAGATGGAGTAACGATGCCTCTATGTTTATTATGGACTGCAAACGTGACTAGAGTGGAAAAAGAATCTAAACAGATGTCCCTTACCATTTCCGCTGCAGGAGGACGAAAGCATTCACTTGAAGATGTTCAGACTGTGAAGAAGTTGTCGCTGCCAAAACAAACTCTGTCTTTTGAATCATTAAGTGATCGTTTTGAGTACCTCAAGGGACTGCCCGTATCGAGTTATACCGATGTTACCCCAAAGATACTAATCGGAATTAACAATTTGAATTTGATGGTGCCATTGAAGATACGAGAAGGACTTGGCATGGAACCGGTCGCCGCGAAAACGAGACTGGGGTGGTGTATTTATGGCGGAAAAGGAGCCAAAGGTCAGAAGCCTTCAGTGAACTGCCATTCCTGTGTATGTGTATCATCAGATCAAACTCTGCACGACATCGTCAAAGATTTTTTCACTGCAGAAGATGTCAGTGCGCTATCGGTGACGCTGCCCATATCAGAAGAGGAGAAACGTGCGCAACGAATACTTGAAACTACAACGATTCGAGTCGACACTCATTATGAAACTGGACTGCTGTGGAAATCTGATTACGTAGAACTCCCGGATAGCTACAACATGGCTCTCAAACGACTCGAGTGTTTGGAGAGGAAAATGAATCGGAATCCGGACCTGAAGCAGGCCTTATGCCAACAAATGAAAGAATACCTGCTCAAGGGCTACACGCATCGCGCAACTAACGATGAAATGGTTAGCGCAGATATACGACGAATCTGGTACTTACATCTTGGAGCGGTAGTAAATCCGCGGAAACCAGGCAAGGTTCGGATGATCTGGGATGCTAGAGCCACTGTGAACGGAATATCGCTCAATTCCGTACTGTTGAAAGGACCTGATCAACTGACCTCACTTCCAGGTGTTCTAGCTCGCTTTCGACAGTTCAACGTGGGCGTCTCTGCCGACATAAAAGAGATGTTCCACCAAATATACATACGAAAAGAAGATCGACATTCGCAACGCTTCCTTTGGCGTGATGATCCTGCCAGTACCCCAGATATCTATATCATGGATGTAGCTACATTCGGTTCGACTTGTTCCCCAGCATCAGCTCAATATGTCAAAAATAAGAATGCCGAGGGGTTTATAGAGGTTTATCCTCGAGCTGTAGACGGAATAATTAAGAACCACTACGTGGATGACTCTCTGGAGAGTTATGAATCTGTAGAAGAAGCAATCAAAATCTCATACGAAATGCGACTAATTCACAAATATGGTGGTTTCGAGTTGAGAAACTGGCTATCGAACAGCAGGGAAGTCCTGAAAAGTCTAGGCAATACACATCCTCGAGGAGACAAGATATTTGAAACAGACAATCAAAGAGAATGTGAGCGCGTGCTCGGATTACTCTGGTTGACTCAGGAAGATGCCTTCGGGTTTTCGACCGAAATGAAACAGGAGATTGACGACCTCATCCGCAGCAACGAATGTCCTACGAAGAGACAAATGCTGAAGTGCCTGATGTCGCTGTTTGATCCTCTGGGTTTGCTGTGCTTCTTCATAGTGCATGGGAAGATAATGCTACAGGAAGTCTGGAGATCGGGAGTCCAATGGGACGAGAAAGTAAACGACGAATTACAAAAAAGATGGCAGAAATGGACTGGCCTCTTCCAGAATGTCCGACGTTTCAAAATTCCGCGTTGCTATTTTACTGGTGCTACGAAAGAGCGTTATGATGACCTACAACTCCACGTCTTTGTTGATGCAAGTGAATCTGCGTATTGTGCTGCGGCCTACTTCCGAACGATGAACAAGATCGGCTCCCCTGAATGCGTCCTTGTTACAGCAAAAACAAAAGTAGCTCCGCTTAAGACCCAATCGATACCACGATTAGAGCTGATGGCTGCGGTTTTGGGTGCACGTTTGATGCAGTTTATAGAAGAGGTTCACACAGTGCGTGTAGTACGAAAAGTGTTGTGGAGTGATTCGGCTACAGTTCTTTCCTGGTTGTGGGCAGACCATCGTAGATATAAACAGTTCGTTGCTTGCAGAATAGGAGAATTGTTAACAATCACAGATGCAGAGAACTGGCGTTGGGTCGCATCGAAGCAGAATCCGGCAGACATTGCGACAAAGTGGGGCAAAGGTCCGGATTTGATGGCAAATAGTATCTGGCTCAAGGGGCCTTCATTTCTACAGCTATCGGAAACAGAGTGGCCAAGGGAAAGAAGATCTGCATCATCAACAGAAGAAGAGCTGCGCCCCTGTTATGTTCacgagaaaattaaaattccagaaCGTCTTGTAGAGCTGGAGCGCTTTTCGCAGCTTAACCGAGTGATTCGGGCAACAGCCTATGCATTTCGAttcatagaaaacatcaaacggAAGATCAATGGCCAGCTGAGATTCTTAAGACCATTAACATCAGAAGAGCTACAAAAAGCGGAGCGACTTGTTATCCGAGAAACGCAGTGGCAGTGTTTTCCGGACGAGATGATGGTGCTGAAACGCaacaaagcaaaacaaaatGACGAGCAAACATCATTGGAAAAAAGCAGTAGTCTCTATCGATTGTGTCCCGTCTTGGATGAAGAAGGCATTATTCGTGTAGATGGCAGAATAGGAGCAGCTCCGAACGTTCGAGAAGAAATGAAGTTCCCAATAATTTTACCCAGAAAGCACAAATTTACTAGACTGCTGTTAGACAGTTATCACCGTAAATATTTGCACGGCAATGCAGAGACGGTAGTGAACGAGGTTCGTTAA
- the LOC129767947 gene encoding zinc finger protein ZFP2-like isoform X2 has protein sequence MIGQTIGDVSVEELLKNTFNTQFASGDYPVKICEECLVKLDVVATIRKHFVERSKCWRRMEIFINEENRLRYKKATRPYLRATITPKKEENELKVDLTEQEKETEVERASERLEINTEIVNGGSDGAETIDEDNDINDTEEDNDNEYALSEKAVEEVEEPSEKPIAKRGRKRKTKVGEPKIRRPVGRPRGRSLHVPKERILIKGLTERKCYMCVKLFDTAEELFSHIVAHVDHILHCEACDESFPNLTKYNRHLAKHDPIERPVKCDHCELRFTDGLGKRRHEKQKHNIDHPVSTFHNPTKRKGKYTCQHCGKQCLSMSFLREHEDAHAGIKRHECKSCGRLFANKNNLERHHLIHTSEKPYKCDICGKAFRQSPMYKDHLRLHSGETPYGCNGCDMRFTSTTLLRKHKIRHHGAAPSQSNSGLSTPRSHNYCRFCFVSFKRHSLLVDHIERLHESEDVEYFQCHVCEQRFVEKHAFESHVRNHEKNFQCEYCDKAFSTLQALKMHEAIHDGVRGFTCKTCSKSFTHIANLKRHELLHLGIKRHECEFCGKRFAQSNQLHTHRRTHTGEKPYECHKCGKRFADNSTLCKHRKSVCKQV, from the exons ATGATTGGTCAGACGATTGGTGATGTTTCGGTTGAGGAGTTACTGAAGAATACATTCAACACTCAGTTCGCTTCGGGCGATTATCCGGTAAAAATATGCGAAGAATGTCTTGTTAAGCTGGATGTAGTTGCAACCATTCGAAAACATTTTGTCGAGCGATCCAAGTGTTGGCGACGGATGGAAATCTTTATTAATGAGGAAAATCGCTTGCGCTACAAGAAAGCAACTAGACCTTATCTTAGAGCGACGATAACCCCGAAAAAGGAAGAgaat GAGCTTAAGGTGGATTTGACAGAACAGGAAAAGGAGACTGAAGTTGAGAGAGCTAGTGAAAGATTGGAAATAAACACAGAAATAGTTAACGGTGGATCGGATGGAGCCGAAACGATAGACGAGGATAACGATATCAATGATACGGAAGAGGACAATGATAATGAATATGCCCTGAGCGAGAAAGCTGTCGAAGAAGTCGAGGAAccctctgaaaaaccaatcgcgAAACGAGGcagaaaacgaaaaacaaaagtCGGTGAACCTAAAATTAGGCGACCAGTTGGTAGACCGCGAGGAAGATCGCTCCATGTTCCGAAAGAAAGGATACTGATAAAAGGATTGACAGAGCGTAAATGCTACATGTGTGTAAAATTATTCGATACCGCAGAGGAATTGTTCTCTCACATCGTAGCTCATGTTGATCATATTCTGCACTGCGAAGCATGTGATGAATCGTTTCCGAATCTGACCAAATACAACAGGCATCTGGCAAAACATGACCCGATCGAAAGGCCAGTCAAATGTGACCACTGCGAGCTACGGTTTACCGATGGGCTCGGAAAGCGACGACACGAGAAACAGAAACACAACATTGACCATCCGGTCTCAACGTTCCATAACCCAACAAAGCGCAAGGGGAAATATACGTGTCAACATTGCGGTAAACAGTGTTTATCGATGTCATTCCTGAGAGAACATGAAGATGCCCACGCTGGCATAAAGCGTCATGAATGTAAGTCTTGCGGGCGACTTttcgccaataaaaataatttggaaCGACACCACCTCATTCACACTTCAGAGAAGCCCTACAAATGTGACATATGTGGTAAAGCTTTCCGACAGTCCCCCATGTATAAAGATCATCTTCGGTTGCACTCGGGAGAAACGCCCTATGGTTGTAATGGGTGTGATATGCGCTTCACGTCAACCACGTTGCTAAGAAAGCACAAAATACGCCATCACGGAGCAGCTCCTTCGCAATCGAATTCGGGATTATCGACCCCCCGATCGCATAACTATTGCCGGTTTTGTTTTGTGTCCTTCAAGCGACATTCTCTGCTGGTGGATCATATCGAGCGTTTGCACGAAAGTGAAGACGTCGAATATTTCCAGTGTCACGTCTGTGAGCAACGTTTCGTAGAGAAGCATGCTTTCGAATCTCACGTGCGTAATCACGAGAAGAATTTCCAGTGCGAGTACTGTGACAAAGCGTTCAGCACGCTACAAGCGCTCAAAATGCACGAAGCCATTCACGACGGCGTTCGGGGCTTCACGTGCAAGACCTGCTCGAAATCCTTCACACACATTGCCAACCTGAAGCGTCACGAGCTGCTTCATCTGGGCATTAAAAGGCACGAGTGTGAATTCTGTGGAAAACGCTTTGCGCAATCCAATCAACTGCACACTCATCGAAGAACTCACACCGGTGAGAAACCGTACGAATGTCACAAGTGTGGGAAGCGGTTCGCCGATAACAGCACGCTGTGCAAGCACCGAAAAAGTGTGTGCAAACAAGTTTAG
- the LOC129767947 gene encoding zinc finger protein ZFP2-like isoform X1, giving the protein MPCVVPFCDPEAQSFSLPFPRSHFLYERWRQAIAIGSGISLPEDTNPLEAEICQQHFEEVDEYSEPVIFHNQSSNRVVHLSSCRLCLRFDFIERTVPHMIGQTIGDVSVEELLKNTFNTQFASGDYPVKICEECLVKLDVVATIRKHFVERSKCWRRMEIFINEENRLRYKKATRPYLRATITPKKEENELKVDLTEQEKETEVERASERLEINTEIVNGGSDGAETIDEDNDINDTEEDNDNEYALSEKAVEEVEEPSEKPIAKRGRKRKTKVGEPKIRRPVGRPRGRSLHVPKERILIKGLTERKCYMCVKLFDTAEELFSHIVAHVDHILHCEACDESFPNLTKYNRHLAKHDPIERPVKCDHCELRFTDGLGKRRHEKQKHNIDHPVSTFHNPTKRKGKYTCQHCGKQCLSMSFLREHEDAHAGIKRHECKSCGRLFANKNNLERHHLIHTSEKPYKCDICGKAFRQSPMYKDHLRLHSGETPYGCNGCDMRFTSTTLLRKHKIRHHGAAPSQSNSGLSTPRSHNYCRFCFVSFKRHSLLVDHIERLHESEDVEYFQCHVCEQRFVEKHAFESHVRNHEKNFQCEYCDKAFSTLQALKMHEAIHDGVRGFTCKTCSKSFTHIANLKRHELLHLGIKRHECEFCGKRFAQSNQLHTHRRTHTGEKPYECHKCGKRFADNSTLCKHRKSVCKQV; this is encoded by the exons ATGCCTTGTGTCGTTCCCTTCTGTGATCCGGAAGCGCAAAGTTTCTCTCTGCCTTTCCCTCGAAGTCACTTTCTGTACGAACGCTGGCGACAGGCAATCGCGATCGGTTCCGGCATTTCGCTTCCAGAGGACACTAATCCACTGGAAGCGGAGATTTGTCAGCAGCATTTCGAAGAGGTTGACGAGTACAGTGAACCGGTTATTTTTCACAACCAAAG CTCGAACCGCGTAGTTCACTTGTCGAGCTGTCGACTGTGCTTGCGGTTTGATTTCATCGAACGAACTGTTCCCCACATGATTGGTCAGACGATTGGTGATGTTTCGGTTGAGGAGTTACTGAAGAATACATTCAACACTCAGTTCGCTTCGGGCGATTATCCGGTAAAAATATGCGAAGAATGTCTTGTTAAGCTGGATGTAGTTGCAACCATTCGAAAACATTTTGTCGAGCGATCCAAGTGTTGGCGACGGATGGAAATCTTTATTAATGAGGAAAATCGCTTGCGCTACAAGAAAGCAACTAGACCTTATCTTAGAGCGACGATAACCCCGAAAAAGGAAGAgaat GAGCTTAAGGTGGATTTGACAGAACAGGAAAAGGAGACTGAAGTTGAGAGAGCTAGTGAAAGATTGGAAATAAACACAGAAATAGTTAACGGTGGATCGGATGGAGCCGAAACGATAGACGAGGATAACGATATCAATGATACGGAAGAGGACAATGATAATGAATATGCCCTGAGCGAGAAAGCTGTCGAAGAAGTCGAGGAAccctctgaaaaaccaatcgcgAAACGAGGcagaaaacgaaaaacaaaagtCGGTGAACCTAAAATTAGGCGACCAGTTGGTAGACCGCGAGGAAGATCGCTCCATGTTCCGAAAGAAAGGATACTGATAAAAGGATTGACAGAGCGTAAATGCTACATGTGTGTAAAATTATTCGATACCGCAGAGGAATTGTTCTCTCACATCGTAGCTCATGTTGATCATATTCTGCACTGCGAAGCATGTGATGAATCGTTTCCGAATCTGACCAAATACAACAGGCATCTGGCAAAACATGACCCGATCGAAAGGCCAGTCAAATGTGACCACTGCGAGCTACGGTTTACCGATGGGCTCGGAAAGCGACGACACGAGAAACAGAAACACAACATTGACCATCCGGTCTCAACGTTCCATAACCCAACAAAGCGCAAGGGGAAATATACGTGTCAACATTGCGGTAAACAGTGTTTATCGATGTCATTCCTGAGAGAACATGAAGATGCCCACGCTGGCATAAAGCGTCATGAATGTAAGTCTTGCGGGCGACTTttcgccaataaaaataatttggaaCGACACCACCTCATTCACACTTCAGAGAAGCCCTACAAATGTGACATATGTGGTAAAGCTTTCCGACAGTCCCCCATGTATAAAGATCATCTTCGGTTGCACTCGGGAGAAACGCCCTATGGTTGTAATGGGTGTGATATGCGCTTCACGTCAACCACGTTGCTAAGAAAGCACAAAATACGCCATCACGGAGCAGCTCCTTCGCAATCGAATTCGGGATTATCGACCCCCCGATCGCATAACTATTGCCGGTTTTGTTTTGTGTCCTTCAAGCGACATTCTCTGCTGGTGGATCATATCGAGCGTTTGCACGAAAGTGAAGACGTCGAATATTTCCAGTGTCACGTCTGTGAGCAACGTTTCGTAGAGAAGCATGCTTTCGAATCTCACGTGCGTAATCACGAGAAGAATTTCCAGTGCGAGTACTGTGACAAAGCGTTCAGCACGCTACAAGCGCTCAAAATGCACGAAGCCATTCACGACGGCGTTCGGGGCTTCACGTGCAAGACCTGCTCGAAATCCTTCACACACATTGCCAACCTGAAGCGTCACGAGCTGCTTCATCTGGGCATTAAAAGGCACGAGTGTGAATTCTGTGGAAAACGCTTTGCGCAATCCAATCAACTGCACACTCATCGAAGAACTCACACCGGTGAGAAACCGTACGAATGTCACAAGTGTGGGAAGCGGTTCGCCGATAACAGCACGCTGTGCAAGCACCGAAAAAGTGTGTGCAAACAAGTTTAG